A segment of the Manihot esculenta cultivar AM560-2 chromosome 13, M.esculenta_v8, whole genome shotgun sequence genome:
TTTAGATGCACACCAATCTGTAGCTTTTTTATGTGAAACCTACACATGAAATTGTTGCTTAATTTAGTGtgcattattatttatattgaacTTAAAAATGTATTTAAATTTGCATTTCTACCGCTCGACTGTTTCCACCATCTATGTCAATTTTATTTCCGATTACTATAAAAGGGAATGCATCAGGATCAACTAGATCTGCCTGCCACATAATACAAAAATGTATATGAGCATATTGCATAAAAGCTACCATATGATCCGACTTCATCATCATGGTACTAGAAGAAAAATACATCCAGTCATGGCTTATATTacaatttaagaaaattttaagtttttttttttttttaaaataaaattattgatttgtTTTGATAATATTCGTTGGGTGTTGAGGTAGTATGAGTCATATAATAATTTGGCGTGTACAACAGTACAAGGACTTATCATACCTGTTTGAGGAACTCTTCATGCCAGTTGTTAAGTGTTTCAAATGATTTAAGTACATTCACATCATATACTAAAACACAGCAATCTGCTCCTCTGTAAAAAGCGGCTCCTAAACTCTGAAACCTCTCCTGCCCTGCTGTATCCCATATCTGCCAAAACAATTCAACagcaaatttaagaatttactGCAATCCTTTGTATTGGTAATATTTATATTTGCTAAGCTAGTTATTGCTCACTTGCAGAGTCACCAGCTTGTCATCAACTTGTAGTTCCTTCGTGACAAAATCAGCGCCAATTGTAGCTTTATACTGATGGCTAAACTTCTTATATACATATCTGAATAAGCAGTTAAAGACTCACACGCGCGTGCGGATGGGCCCACCAGGCGAGTGGGCTGGTCGCCTTCCTTCCACTGGGCTAGGCTAAAAGATGGTATTAGAGCTGGGTCTAGAGAGGATCTGATCGCCGGGCCATAAAGGCTGGGTTGGCCTGATTGTGGAGTCGGAATAGAGCCCGGTCTCAAGGCTGAGCGGGCTAGCGGGCTGGGGCAGGTGGCCCAAGAATAGACAATTTGTTATACGTTACTAGCGGATAAAAAGAAATAGATAAAGAGgaaaaatactctcctctaggtctaaaattagcgacatgactttaagcgacggacTTGAGTCCGTCGCAAATTCGTCGCTGAAAGttttagcgacggatttttgacttttagcgacggaaaaatccgtcACTGATAGTCTTTTTTTTGTAGTGTAGAGAACCTTtgtaaaactttatttttttggatCTCAGAATGCATGATGCATGGCCAACCAAATGTATTCTGAAGGCAGAAAACTCAGATGCTGTGTTTAAAATCTTGCATTGAAGGGGAAAATATAATTAAGATGGATTAATCACTAATCTCATGGGGGAAATACTGCTTAATTTTGCGATGTGGCACTATTTAAGAGGTGCACCTATCAGCAGACCAAGTCTAGTAAGAGTAGTAAATTATTTAGAGATCTGATCATCTACATCATCATGATGTAAAGGATACTGATTCATCAAGGAAGTCTTCCCCACCCTGTGAACACCACAAAAAGAAACCACAAGAAAAAGAAGTAAAGAGAAATTCTCAAGAACCAAACAGAAGAAACCAACAGGCAGAAAAGGgtggaaaaaaaagaaaaagaaaataaaaagcaaGGAATTAAGTGAAAATTTTCATACCCACTATCGCCAAGAACAATGACCTTAAGCAGTGCTCTTCTCTTGGTGGTGGACAGGTCCATGAAGATGACAAACGAAACTCTTATAATCAAagggaaataaataaataaataaaagcaagtaaatttaatttactaGTTTCTGCAATCTAAGAAGGTAAGTGGAATCTGAAAAGAAAGCTGATGATCAGGAAAGTAAGCAAGAACAGTGATTTAAAGAAAAGGGAAGGTCATTTTCGAGGAGGGTTCTTGATTCTTCTtgatatttcttttttctttatcctttctctgttTGATGAATGATGGTAATGAAAGCCATGTGAGTCCTTTGCCAACCTCAAAGCAAAAGTTAGGAGCCAGCGAAGCTCAAATTTCAAACTCCGTATGACttggtttttatgattttcttttttctttttgaaattattttgtgGTTGAATCTATACGCTTTGTGGCTTTGTAGTTAGTTACCTGCTTCTTCTTTTTCACAGGTTGGATGCCAGGCAATATCATGTTTACTTCATTTATTGCTGCCATTGAGTTATCATATCAATACGGTGGTGGTGAGCTTATttcatgtgaaaaaaaaaaaaaaaaaaacttaagtcTAGTTAAATCCTGCCAGCTTCTCCACCCAACTAAAAATATCATGTacgaatttattattattattattattattattgtagaAGTTATCCTCCGATCGATTATTGTGTATGAAAACTAGATTCATCTGTTTACGTAAGCATCCGTATCAATATAATGTATTTATGATAAGATAATATTAATATGGTGAAACAATACATGATAATATAATATGActcatatcaaaattaaatgaaatttatttataataatgagATGGAATTCAAATTGAGTTAGTTTAAATGGGTAAAAAAGTAATCAACTAAATATTGCAACtactttttaacattttaaccTTTTTATCCACGATAACTTTTGTTCCGCAAAATAGtgtttaatcttttaaaataattagtttttttatacgtgcaaaaaaaagaaaagggaaaatacaaagttttattttttttattattagaatattttattattttcagaatgaaattattatttttccatCGAttcacaataaaaaatatttctaatttttttatatttataatattaaatataaaagagCATATCTTTAAATGATCTACTTTAATTATATGCTTGATTTAGAAAATGAATCAAGGTATGTATATTAAATTAGACATGATTTAAAGTACGGAGGCTTGTTTATATTCattgtttaatttatatttaattaatttatatattcattGTTAACTTTTATATAATGTAATATCACAAAGTATTTgtgttattaaaaatttaagaggataattttaagaaaaaattgctACATAATTCTTATAATACAGGAAAACTCACTAATTAATCTTTCTATTTTGAAATATACATTAAAATGTcctcaatattttaaaaaatctataagTTAGTCCCtttgttaattttaatcgttaaatattataaaaagtcTAATATGCCCTTGATATGGAgggactaattaatagattttttaaaaatttatttgattaattaataagtttttcaaaattatagggACTATTGCAAAAAATCTAATATGCCCTTAATAcaaaaagactaattaatagattttttaaaaatttgaagaaccaactaataagtttttcaaatttacatgaactaaatagtaaaatatttaactactaaaattaacggaaagATTAACTAGTAGAATTTATAAACCAATCATAGTATAGCTTCATTTCGGCCACATCATTTGATTTCGATACTggaaaatccattgaattctttCTATTCATTTCAATTAAAACCGATCTTTTAtctcttttctcttaaaaagaaatttttcttttctctctctcgaAATGACCGACAATTCACAAGCTGCTGCTAAGGTTGCTATCAATGAGGACACTATCATTTCTTTTGCTCTTGAAAGTGGACAAATACACCCTCTATGGTCAACAAAGTAGATCTCAATAATTTGAACAATAAtgagcaaatgctccaatacatcAAAAGGTTGCAGGCTACTCTCGAGCAATATAAAGCTCGGGGGAGGCATCATTCATGGCTTCCAAAGGAAAGGAGAAAGCCTCTGTTGATACCCCAAAGACTAAAATAGAGCGACCTAGACACGGTTCAAAGGAAAGGCCGAGTTCAACGAATAAGAGTTATCGGACGATGCTCCAAAGGATATCGACTGGAAGCTGGTATGAGCTGTTTAAAGGTAGCAGAAGGAGCAGTAAGAGGACTTTGGCCTAGATAATGCCTCGCCTCTTTCAGAAGAGATCTTAGCAAAGACATTCCCCGCTAAGTTCAAACTGTAAGAAAACCCAGAGATTACTGTAATCCAAAACATGCAGCGGAAAATAAAATCTCTTGTTTCCTTTCAGGATtcaagtgcttcgtttatttcgaaagaaatgataagagactaacctgttagattCGACGAGAAGATACAGTTCTGGACTGATGGTGTTGCTTCTAAAACAAACACTCCCAATGGTATTCACGCGAACATTTCCATCTAGactgctagctctctcaacggATGGTTAAGCTATGTACTCCCCAATCTGCAATCCAGAAAAAAGATTACTCCAAAAACCTTGCTCTCGCTATTGAACGAAggtcttttattcatttttcagtCTCGTTGTttttccacacttcttttcgtaaaagagctGTTTTCacaaccaactatcacaatttcGCAGATACTCGGATATCTATGTGATAAGTCCATTTTGAAAAGTATAGACtgtaaatcttttaaatataattatcttataataataaataattaataatagtaatatctttattattattaattatactaatgggcttttagcccattaatatgacatagtacATCAACGatattcttttgtgtgtgacctaataggttcacattaattggcaataggccgaGTCCCACAATGcctataaatcataagcggcctctagcaaaaCATTATGACTAACCAATTAATATGatgatcgatagtccgataaagcctaataaatagaacatgtattaatccctttgtcacacaatatctagtttgaacataagttatggtcaatgtcaaacttattataacgacccgaaaatcggaccgctactggcgctaggatccagatcggcataaggccgccggaacccgtagcaagcctgacatgcatcctgtaaacctgattaatcccatacatgatcaacaacatacataaaaatttgaacttttcttttaccaagctcaacctgtgcatgcccataaacatatacataaacataaacataaacataaaccccacactgaagctctcatcaaatgctccaatggggcatctcatcatacacaagcttggtggaacataaacatcataaaacatagatcatgtttacaaaagggattactatacaaactcgatcaagcacaatttctaaacctcaatctcaaaatcaacatttacatgacataactattcataactttacatcattttacaatttatcatgtccacattctaactattacatacacatgactttattcatcttgacttctctgcctagcccgtacctgcaaacctgggggattagggagaggggtgagctactagagcccagtgagcagaataataaaacattcaaaatctcatgctctcatgtaatgcaacacatcacaacaaatcacatcaaggatggtattgtcaccaatagtcctctacattccaaagtgccgggacgtagaatgggtcaaccggtctttctcttaaacataacttaacataacattccaagatgccgggacgtagaatgggtcaaccgaacttccataccatatcataccgtatcatcatcatatcatatcatataaggactaaaggatcattcaataaccaatccgcaccaacatcataaaatgcaatgcaacatattcgtgaattctaatgcaaacaacctaaatcatcacatggcattcatgatgcatgaacatgctcaaaactttataatttattcgctttaaaacgtaaaggtttattctactcacctcagctagctctaacaatgactgaagcagctgactcactgctggggtcctcggttcctcgggtccaaacctacaaaggtggactcaaatgagggaccaaacatactagaacatgactctaaaatatcccctaaaaaccccctaaaacacctcaaaaccatcatgcaaaacatgcaaaggaaggctgaacagggcactttcggcggcaggttcggcgggagccgaaagtcaggcaggttcagcggcaccttcggcggccgaaactcccagacagaggcgaaactcatgcatgttgggcggcactttcgacggccaaaactgccctccagagatgaaagtcctctttcgggagcatgcttcggcagccgaaaggctgcctcccaggcaggttcggcggccaaaagtccttcggctgccgaacctggtttctgccaaaagggcagaaactcggctcctcatgcacatttgcctccctaaaccttcattcatgcatacaactcatccaaaacatgcatagatacatacatcagctcctagaggcttcaaactatcctaaaccccatctacaacacatcaaacatgcatatccaacatacattgtccataaaaacacataaaacctaacaatgctcaactaacataaacatacatttctaccccatgaatcaacttaaaacttgtataaaacatatagtgagctcaagatcggcccttacctcttgaagatcgagaggaaaacgaccctagctcggagatgggagagttTGAGTTCCTTGaacttcaaagctccaaaacttgctttatacttgaaaatcttcaaaacaaagtggaaacttgtgaaaatcgtgaaagatttgaaggaaggaactcaagatcggtgagggacggcgaaaagctcaccttggccgaaaatggggagaaaagctcgcccgttttcggctaagggacccctttataggtggctggccaggccacattcgggagccgaacgtgcctccgcatgcatgccatgttcggcggccgaacataaggttcggcggccgaacctggacttccctcacttatgctttcgggggcctaaagcactcccgaagtgcatgcatgttcggcggccgaacttgaggttcggcggccgaacctgggtcttcctccaagatcaaTTTCATgcacaaaactcattttctttttacttaaaaccataaaatacattaaaacattttataaaaacatgattttacccttctagaggtctccggcacccgagattccaccggacggtaggaattccgataccgaagtctagtaAGGTATTACACTTATAATGtttaaacttatgatttctcgatctctaagtagactgataaaactaaatgatattgatcacactatcaattcatttgagcacggccatgcatttctcagtctcacttatcgagaggcccagaagatatctctctcaaagagaagcACAAATTctcttgagattcacttatgacaataacccatgtagtgatctcaatgtgggtccatccaatactttgttctctaacaagtatctatgattattaaattatatcaacatatacataatcatctcatgattatcaataaataatcatactagtcatattttattattatcaccataataataagtaactacggatgttaatcattattatgtaacatgcaaacaaataataatgataataaaacatcttttattaataatcaaaatgacatacaaaaaggtcaaGATAAtagcctagggcaaatac
Coding sequences within it:
- the LOC110629696 gene encoding ras-related protein Rab7 isoform X3, with amino-acid sequence MDLSTTKRRALLKVIVLGDSGVGKTSLMNQYVYKKFSHQYKATIGADFVTKELQVDDKLVTLQIWDTAGQERFQSLGAAFYRGADCCVLVYDVNVLKSFETLNNWHEEFLKQVSHKKATDWCASKGNLPYFETSAKENYNVDEAFLCVAKVALVTEHEHDHDMSCSYFQGISETVSEVEQRGGCAC
- the LOC110629696 gene encoding ras-related protein Rab7 isoform X1, which gives rise to MDLSTTKRRALLKVIVLGDSGVGKTSLMNQYVYKKFSHQYKATIGADFVTKELQVDDKLVTLQIWDTAGQERFQSLGAAFYRGADCCVLVYDVNVLKSFETLNNWHEEFLKQADLVDPDAFPFIVIGNKIDIDGGNSRAVSHKKATDWCASKGNLPYFETSAKENYNVDEAFLCVAKVALVTEHEHDHDMSCSYFQGISETVSEVEQRGGCAC
- the LOC110629696 gene encoding ras-related protein Rab7 isoform X2, encoding MDLSTTKRRALLKVIVLGDSGVGKTSLMNQYVYKKFSHQYKATIGADFVTKELQVDDKLVTLQIWDTAGQERFQSLGAAFYRGADCCVLVYDVNVLKSFETLNNWHEEFLKQADLVDPDAFPFIVIGNKIDIDGGNSRAVSHKKATDWCASKGNLPYFETSAKENYNVDEAFLCVAKVALVTEHEHDHDIYFQGISETVSEVEQRGGCAC